The nucleotide sequence TGAAGACAAACTCTTTCAGTTCCCTACAGACACATACACATAGAGGTCCCACAATCTATCGAAAGAATTAACAATGCAATATTAATACATGGCATGAAACAAAATCTTTAGGCCCTCAATCATATTTGTGACATCCTCAAGAACTGCTACTTGGATATCACAGTACAAAACAAAAACATGCACGTGCAAACACAACATCGAGATCAAAACCTTACAGTAAAGGCGCACAAGATGGCTAACCTTAGGGAGCTTGTTTTGCACCCCCCTGTTGTCTTAATATCTTATATTCCAAGAGGACTCAATGTAAAGTCACACAAGATGGCTAACCTTGAGAGAACTAGGAGGTTCTCGTTTTTTAGTTTAGAGGATGAGCTTAATGCTCCGGATTTCTGGTATGTAATGTTCTGATTTGCTTTAATGAAGttactgttaaaaaaaaaaaaatcgaatcaAGACAGGATCTTACAAGGTCCACACCACGTAGCCGTGAAGTAAAATATGGCCGGCAACTTCACATCTGAAACCAAATCGGATAAAGAATTCATTACATTAATTCAAAGAACAAAACCCTAGCAGAAAAAAAGTAGGATGAATGATAAATAACCTACTCACCTTTGGCCTTTTCGAGCGCAGCAGTGACCTGATCTCCATCTTGAAGAAGAACAACGTTCGACGGACCTAATTCCATTCAAGAATTCGGTAACAAAACCAACCACATACATAAAATACAATAGCCGAGGGGGTGACATTACCGGAATCGGAGGAGAAGGGTCGGGAGGAGAGAAGGAAACGGTCGGAGGAGAAGCGACGAGGCAAAACAGGCGAGGTCATGAGAGGCGGCGACAACTCTAGCTGGGAAAGAGGAGGATTACTTAGGGAGGAGAAGGTAGGGAGACCGCGAGAGACAGGCCGTACGAGGGAAGAGCGAAGGAGGATCGCAACCCTTCTCGCCGCCATCGCGCCTGTTTCGCCTCTTTCCACGGATGGGAGGAGGAAGAGATTTGATCGACTATTGAGCGGGGACATTATAGAGTCCAGCCCATGGCCGACTCTAAGAAAGTTGGGCCCACATGACCCAATCAGTACATTTTATTCTTAGTTAGGCTACATAACTTGGGCTTTATTGGGCCAATTTAACACGTAATCTCGAAGCTTGTTTAATTTGGGCTTCCATGGCCCAATTTAGGACATGGCATGATTCCTTGTGATACACTCGTACCGTGAATGCAACGATAAGGCTCCTCAAATCCTCATAATGCAATGCTTTAAGACATGAAATCATATTTGgaaaaatctttatttatagtttgagaATCAGAAGCTCTTAATTATTTTGTACTCAAAATGAACATATCATTAATAGGAAAATTAAGATTCACCATAACATCTCTGACCATTAAAAATAAATGCatgtattttaaatattaaaaataaatagcaaaaaaaatataaaagaattgGTGGTAAAACATATAAATGGAGGGGTAAAACTGTCATTAAATACAATAAGCGCTTTAATCGTTCATTTTTCGGCGTCTTAATCGGACGCCTCTCTTGACGCGCTCAGTCGGTCAATGGCTCGGAACCCGAGAGACATCCAATTGACCTCGGCCAGCGGCCGGCGGGCGATCTCGGCCAGGGAGGATGACGGCAACCTCGAGGACGTCCGGTTGCTCGACTCCTACGACGAGGAGTCGGTTGCGGAGGAGGGAAGCgggcgggaggaggaggaggaggaggaggaggagaaggggatgaGAAGGATCCAAGTTAGGGTCACCGGGATGACTTGTTCGGCCTGCACCGCCTCCGTCGAGGGAGCAATCTCCACCCTCCCCGGCGTGGCCCGGGCCTCCGTCTCCCTCCTCCAGAACAAGGCCCACGTCGTCTTCGATCCCAGCCTCGTCAAGGTCCGCTCTTTTCCTCTATTTTCCGCCCTTCCGTTTCCGGGTTGTCGGTGCGTCGTTGTGTTACGTTCTCGAGCTTtaatttcgttttttttttttttttttgcgtagAAACTTCGGTTTGGATCGTTGGTTATGTTCTTTGTTATATATGGCCGTGTCGTACGATGAATCGGTCGTCAATTGCTGCAACTGAAGTTATGATGGATTTTGATTTGAACTAAAGCTTCTCATTCTATGGGTGGTCAAAGCTTCTCGTCCGAAATTTTTGCATTTTGTCTTAGGAAGATAGGGTTCTTGGGAATGTTTGATGTCGCAAACC is from Musa acuminata AAA Group cultivar baxijiao chromosome BXJ3-8, Cavendish_Baxijiao_AAA, whole genome shotgun sequence and encodes:
- the LOC103993641 gene encoding thioredoxin O2, mitochondrial isoform X2, whose protein sequence is MAARRVAILLRSSLVRPVSRGLPTFSSLSNPPLSQLELSPPLMTSPVLPRRFSSDRFLLSSRPFSSDSGPSNVVLLQDGDQVTAALEKAKDVKLPAIFYFTATWCGPCRAIAPVIEQLSHEFPHVTTYKIDIDQPTFHFFHDGQKATEVVGADVQRLKNTMENLYKQE
- the LOC103993641 gene encoding thioredoxin O, mitochondrial isoform X1, whose translation is MAARRVAILLRSSLVRPVSRGLPTFSSLSNPPLSQLELSPPLMTSPVLPRRFSSDRFLLSSRPFSSDSGPSNVVLLQDGDQVTAALEKAKDVKLPAIFYFTATWCGPCRAIAPVIEQLSHEFPHVTTYKIDIDQEGLGSILSNLHIYSVPTFHFFHDGQKATEVVGADVQRLKNTMENLYKQE